CCGCCCGACGGGCTTACTCGCCCTTTTTACTGCCGGACAGCACACCGTCAGCCCGGAACATGGCTTTGATGCCGCGCACCGCCTGCCGAATGCGATCCTGATTTTCAATCAATGCGAAGCGCACGTGCGTGTCGCCGTAATCACCGAATCCAATGCCAGGCGATACGCAGACTTTCGCTTCCGCCAGCAGGCGTTTGGCGAACTCCAGCGACCCCAGGTGGGCGTAGGCGTCCGGGATTTTCGCCCACACATACATCGACGCCTTCGGCTCATCCACCATCCAGCCGGCTTCGTGCAGACCTCGCACCAGCACATTGCGACGCTGACGGTACTGCTCGGCAATATCACGCACGCACTGCTGATCGCCTTCCAGCGCAGCAATCGCCGCCACCTGTACCGGCGTGAAGGTGCCATAGTCGTGGTAACTCTTGATACGCGCCAGTGCACTCACCAGCTCTGGGTTACCGACCATGAAACCAATACGCCAGCCCGCCATGTTGTAGCTCTTCGACAGGGTAAAGAACTCTACCGCGATCTCTTTAGCGCCGGGAACCTGCATAATCGACGGCGCTTTCCAGCCATCGTAAACGATATCGGCATACGCCAGATCATGCACCACCAGCACCCCGTACTGTTTGGCCAGCGCCACGACCCGCTCAAAAAAATCCAGCTCCACACATTGTGCGGTCGGGTTTGACGGAAAGCCCAGAATCATCATCTTAGGCTTGGGAATACTTTCGCGGATCGCCCGCTCCAGTTCGTTGAAAAAATCAACGCCGTCAACCAGCGGCACCGAGCGCACCTGCGCGCCGGCAATTACCGCGCCATAGATGTGAATCGGGTAACTGGGGTTAGGCACCAGCACAGTGTCGCCGTGATCGAGCGTCGCCAGCATCAAATGCGCCAGACCTTCTTTAGAACCGATTGTGACAATCGCTTCACTTTCCGGATCAATCTCCACCTGATAACGATCGCCATACCAGCGGGAAATAGCCCGACGCAACCGGGGAATACCGCGCGACGTAGAGTAACCGTGGGTGTCTTCACGTTGGGCCACCGTACACAGCTTCTCGACAATATGCGGCGGTGTGGGGCCATCCGGGTTACCCATACTGAAATCAATAATGTCCTCACCCCGACGACGGGCAGCCATTTTCAGTTCAGCGGTGATGTTAAAAACGTAGGGGGGGAGACGATCGATGCGCGAGAAACGGCGCGGAGAATTAAAATCAGCCATAGTATCCTCAGGATAACGTGAGCGCCCGGACCGTCCGAGCGACGCCTGGCCCGTAAAACGGGCCGTTATTCACCCTATCCCAGTTGGCGGATACTTGTCGATAGCGCCCGGCGATTATTTTTTGTCACCCGCATTTTGGCTTGTCGATTGGTTTTCAAGACCAGCGACCCGGCGTCGTTTTGCCACCTTTTTCCTGTGACAGACTGTTGCAACGCTCTTTCACCCAGCCA
The DNA window shown above is from Dickeya dadantii NCPPB 898 and carries:
- the alaC gene encoding alanine transaminase; protein product: MADFNSPRRFSRIDRLPPYVFNITAELKMAARRRGEDIIDFSMGNPDGPTPPHIVEKLCTVAQREDTHGYSTSRGIPRLRRAISRWYGDRYQVEIDPESEAIVTIGSKEGLAHLMLATLDHGDTVLVPNPSYPIHIYGAVIAGAQVRSVPLVDGVDFFNELERAIRESIPKPKMMILGFPSNPTAQCVELDFFERVVALAKQYGVLVVHDLAYADIVYDGWKAPSIMQVPGAKEIAVEFFTLSKSYNMAGWRIGFMVGNPELVSALARIKSYHDYGTFTPVQVAAIAALEGDQQCVRDIAEQYRQRRNVLVRGLHEAGWMVDEPKASMYVWAKIPDAYAHLGSLEFAKRLLAEAKVCVSPGIGFGDYGDTHVRFALIENQDRIRQAVRGIKAMFRADGVLSGSKKGE